The segment ACATCCGCTGTTGAAAGACTCCCCCCGTCTCCCTCAGACTCTAGTTTACCTTTCAGGATGTCCAATCCTTCTGCAGCTTCCTTATATGCTTCAACATTATCCCCTCCCAGCTCTAGGCCAATGTCACCGGCTATACAAGGCTCTTCGGTTACAATTTCAGAACCAGTATTCGATGCTTATCCCGGGCGCGGCATATCGGACTCAGTCTTCGACAAGCCAGGAGAACCAGTGCATGAAATTATTCAAGCTTTCGTCCCAAACGTATCGGTGTACGCCTCTGATGATACAGAAATTCTGATCAAGGAGAAAGGCTTTCGCAATGGTCTCTGGGAGTTGTTACGGCCTTTTGGCGAGAACATTCAAGGCAACGTCACAGTACGGGATAGTCATGGAATGAGCCGTGTATTTGAGGACTTTGCTATCCGATTCACAAAATTGGGTGAGAATATTCAGAATCTAGGTTCAACTGTCTCAAACTCTCAGCGGACATTGGTCAATACCAATCAAAAAAGTGCCCCAGAAAACACGGAGAGAGACAAGGTTGCCCTTGCTCAGATCGAGAGCGTCGTTGATCGGCATTTATCCTTTGCTGAAGGTTCGATTCCTAGGCCGCCCTCACCAGCACTGGACACTTTACGGCAAGGTCTAGATCGTGATTCTGCATCACCATACTATTCCCTATATTTGAGGCGCTTATTGTCCGGCACGCCGATTACACCACACGAAACTTTCGCGCATCCTGTGGCTTGTGTCATAGCTATTAGCTCTCGAAATGGCGCACCTATTGAAGAATTGAGGAAACTGTACTCTGAGAGTAATGAGGGTAACAGAAAGCTGCCTCTTTGGGCGGACAACGACTATCTTAGATATTATGTCCTTGTTCACGATGAAGAAAATGATGACATCACCCGGTCAATGGGCTTCTTTGAGCAGATGAAGCGCCACCTAGGTCTGCATTGTCACCTTCTCCGATTGCGATGCAGTAAAAGCGCGGAAACAGACGACGACAGCATGCCACTGCCATGCAGTGATTGGATGCCcgctgccgaggagctggCTAGGATTCACAGGAGTGAGGATGGGGAGGATTTTGAAGACCCCACGCAGTATATCTTTGAATCTGACGCAACGGCAATACGAACATTTGTTCGAGAAATGGTTACACAATCAGTTATTCCCACAATGGAGCGGCGTATCTCAGTATGGAATGACCAGGTTGCATCACGCCGAAGAGGCATCACAGGTCGTTTCATGAATTTATCTCGGAAATGGACAGGATTTGGAAGCACCTCCAGATCTTCCTCAAGTGGGAGCCACTCAAGAGATAACTTTGATCATTTGGGGTATTACCGCGCTGATTCGGCCGAGGCTATCATTCGAAAGCTTGCTGATTTCGCTTTCATGCTGCGGGACTGGAAGTTGGCTCATTCAACATATGAATTATTGCGTTCGGATTTTGGTGAGGCAAAGGCTTGGAAATATCATGCAGCTGCGAACGAAATGGCGGCACTCAGCTTATTGATGACAACGCAAATCTCGGCCTCGAAGACACGCGCAGACTCCGTTGATCAAATGCTCGAGTCGGCATTTTACTCATATAACACCAGATGCAGTGCTCCATTTGGTGCCATTCGGTGTCTGCTCCTTGGCTTGGAGTTGTTGAGGGCAAAGGGGGGTGCGTATGTCGATGATGCCAGCAGATGGGGTCTTCGGTTGCTTGAAGCCAGGATTTTAGGGCCAGTCGGTGATGCTTTACTTAAAGAGCGTCTCTGTATTTGCTACTTATCTAAACTCGGCGTTGGTAGCTGGGGCTGGGGCAGTCGATATCGGAAAGCCGCCATATGGAGTATACTGGCTGCACAATCCTGGAATCAACAGGGCAAGTATCTCCCAGCCCAAAGATGTCTGAGTGAGTGTCACAACATCTATGGATTCCTACCCCACAGCAAAGGCATAGCACAGTTTCGAACCGCAGAAGAATACATGCACTCTCTAAGACTTGAGGTTCTAGAGAAACTTAATTTGTCTGATGCTGCTAGGTCGGATCCGGGAAGAGAGGGCACTCCAGTCATCGATGTTGAAAGTCAAACATTCACGAATTTGCCTTCCAAAAGGGCAAGCACGATTTCGAGAACTGGCATGTTGGAAACAGCTCCACTTCGAGGAGAGATCACGGCCGACTAGGTCGATACATGACCATCACGAGACTGTTGGAATACCCATCCAACCAGGGAggtatataaatataagtcCTTCCGACTGAGCAAAGGCCGACAAATGCTTTGTTCGTGGCTCATACAAAAAAAGGAGTTACGTTTAGTACCTTGATGACATGTAATAATAACTTACGAGAGGACAGCAAGTGACCTTGCTTAGACTTGGGTACTTGAGTGCTAAGAAATCGCCAAGGAGCATTTCAGGCAGAGCTGGTCACGTCCCATGAGCTCTTACCAAATAGCTTCTTAGAGCTTTTGACTAGCCAAATCTTTTCTTCACTATTTTACAAGAGTCCCATCTCTGGTTGCCTCTGTACATGAGAACCACGTGGGCAGAAAGAAAGATTGTATAGAAGAATAGGTATTGATTGGAGAAGTAATACATAAGAAGAAATTAATAGCATCCTGAAGCCCGAAGCCGACGATTGAAGCTgataaagaaagaaaacaaaCAGTTTGTCACACGACAATGGGCGTAGCAACGtcacagtacggagtactattTTACATGTTGTACCCACTTGTCCTGTGGGACACAGTCTGAGATGCCAGACCCCACGAGGCCAACCAACCAGCATCTAATGAACCAAAAGGTGGGGCTTTGGACCGCTCCACCTCCCCCAAGCATCATTTTGTTTGGAAGCTCTcaaggcggcggcatcaAAAGCAGGCAGTCAAAGAGCGCCCGCCTTGTTTCCCACCTAGCTCAAGACGCCGGGATGTTATCCTCTCGGGCTCAAATCTCCTAGTTTTTATCTGCTGCAACGCCAGGAGGAGAGGCCTCTGGTCACCTTATCTTTGCTCACCCAGTTATTCGTGCTAAGGAGGCGTCATGGGTGACCTGGCCGGGGTTCTTGCTGAGCACGACCAAAACTTCCGAAAGTATGATTCTGTACCATCTGGAAACCTCACAAACCCTTCGGGATTAGAATAATGCTAATTCGTCCTATTTGTTTGCTCGCAGAGCACGATTACCAGCACTCTACAGCGACTTTCGGCCACAGAGAACTCTTAATCCAGATGGGTATCGTGCAAATATCGTTGCTTGGCAAGGGGCGTTATCATGCTTGTTATTGAGGGGTCTGCTTTCAGGTCGTGGGCCAAATTCAAGTCTATTAGTTCTAAATGTCGATGAAAATCTCCCTCACGACTTGGAAAGCAACCGGTTTGGCCAACCCCTCGCCCTAGGGACTGCGATACGACAGGCCATAGCTCATCAAAAATTCATTTCTGTCGAAGAATTCTTACAACCCCAGGCTGCGACCTTTACCCGAAATCTGATATCATTATCTTGGAACGCTGCAGAGTGGACCTTCAGACAGTTCGGTATCAAGGACAAGATCAGTAACGACGATAGCGTTCCTATCGGGCAGTATGTTATTATGAACAATGTTGAGACAGTTTTCCAAGAATTTAAGCAGCAGGTTTCTGGGAGGACTTCCCACTTCGATCGAATATTTACTAGATTACAATTCCAATCTTTATTTGCGTCAACACTGGTGGCTGGTCAGTGTCTCTCAGAGGACGACTTGGAGGTACTCCTCACCTTTTCGTCTAGGGATAAGGGCTTCATCGACTATAGTGACGGCATAATACGTATTCGGAGTTCTTCAGATGAGTCGGGCATAGGCCCAGAGGACGTTGCGGTAGCGTCAATAAAAGAATTGACTGCGAATCTTCGACATCAGACTCTTGCCCTCAACATGCGAATCGACTCTCTCACCCGCGAAATAAAGACCGCACTAGGGAAAAACAACCGCGTTGTTGCGCAGGCTTCACTGAAATCCCGGAAGCTGGCTGAATCCTCACTTGCAAAGCGATATGCCACACTGAATCAACTTGAGGACATAGCTGCGAAGCTTGAGCAGGCATCGGATCAAGTCCAGCTTGTTGCCGTCATGAAATCATCTGCCAATGCTCTTCGCAGTCTCAATACCCGTATTGGAGGCAGTGATAGGGTGGACCAAGTGATGGAGCAAATCCGAGAGCAGATGTTGGAGGTAGATGAGGTGGCGGCGATCTTAGCAGAACCCACAGGAGAAACTATCGACGAGTCAGAAATACAGGACGAACTGGAGGCATTAGAGACCGAAACCCGAGAGGCAGCGCGTTTGGCCaaagaaaaggaggaggcggaACACGAGGCTGGCAAAATCGAAGAATTGCAAAACGAATTAGCAAACTTGCCGAACGTCCCCACTGAAATTCCTTCAGAAAGTGACAAATCAAACACTCGGCCGATTGAGAAACAAGTCGCTAGTCTATCTCTGGATCATAGCTAGGAAATACACAGAAATTTAGAATACTTTTCAGTTACAGTAGTATATTTAAAGCCCGACCACCACCAGAAATGGGCAAGCATTTTGGGTACAGACAGTTTTCCACGAAGTAATTTGAGCTTTTACCCCAAGTTAAACGCGATCAACCTAGGATTTACGACCGATCTGCCTCTTGGGGCGGCATTCAGACATTGGCTTCTCTGGCTGTGAAATGCATGTAGTACTCAAAGCATGACAACCGTCACACTTTCGTTTTCCGCCACGACATATGgataaattatattttaccgTATCCGCCTTTCCATTGTGCCACACACCCCGGCTATCCCATCTACTAAGCATGTATTCATTACCGACCGCCAGTCTCGGTTTCTGATGAGTTTGAAGTGGCCAGACCCGACTCAAGCGCGTCCACATTAGCTGACTCCATGGCCACCGGTGTCGACGAAGTTTGAGTTGAAGCCTGCATttgtgcttcttcttctttaacTAGGCTGGATTTAAAGGTTGTGGCAATGGAGACTCCTTGATCAATGGGACTCTGCCGCAATTCCGTTGTCAATCTATCAGATAGCTGACAAATTTCGGTTCTGTCATGCGTATCATCTATAGAGAAACAAGTATTGGCGTTTTGTTCTGCTCGGTCATGCATATCTTTTGTCGGAGCTTTAGCTTCTAGCCTGCTTCGGCGCGCATTTGCAATCAAATCCTTGAAAGACGAATCGTGCTTTGCAGCCCAGGCAATGCTATCGAAATTTTTGTCCTTAATTGCGACCCCAGTCAAGGTTGTCTTTGCCGCAGCGTTTGCTCGATGACCCTGCGTCTTCTCCCAGATGTCCAGGTCTTGCAAAAGCTGTGATTTTTTTCTAGGTATGACGGAATCACAATTAGCATTCCAAATGGTAATCCACTCTTTGTGGCGTCTTTCCAGGATTAATCGAGGCCCTTGGTTGGATATTCCCAGCTCAGCCAACATTTTTCGTAGTGCCTGTTCCTTTAGCATCGAGTAATTGAGGGCAGGAAGTCGTTCCAAAGTCGTTTGGAGCCGGGGTTGCTGCGCCTGTAGTACCCGTCCAGAGGGGAAAGTTTTGATCTCTGCCGATTCAGATATTGGCCCTGGACATGTTTCTAGATGTTGGAAAACTTTCCAAACCTTCATTTGCTTTTGGCATGATGGACATGGCACAAGGGAGTCAGCTGACAAAATGTTAGCAAGATCCCAGTCAACTATTCGAGGGCAGCGAACCATGTCCTGTGTTATGTTCAGAGTaatcatcatcctcattATTGCTGctttcatcgtcatcggagGCAGGGATAGTTTCGTCACCCTGCTTTCGCGCCTGAGATGTCTGATTTACGTTCTCACGTCGACGATTGTTTAGTCGCGCAGATGTCCGTATGCGTTTGGGTTCGGAGGACACAGCGTTCGCAGTCGGCTCATCGCCTTCGATTTTTCGTTTGCAAGAAGCCGACGTGTTCAAACTGCTACGGGCTACGGCCAACGCTGAGGGTCGTACTTTTGAAAATGCTTCGACAGATTCTTCCATCGACCAATTACTTCGCAGTTTGAGCTCTTGCTCGGGAGCCCGGCATAAGGGACACTTGCTCTCATTGGACAAGGCTCGTCGTATGCAAATAGAGCAGAAGGTATGTGAGCATGTCGTAATCATCGGCGTCTTATAAAAATCCTTGCAAACTTGACAGCGCATGGCtgcctcaacagcagccaggCCGGCAAGGCCTGTACCAAGCCAGTCTGTCGAGTCAGGCACATCATCCATTGACATTCGGGCGAAGTTTCGCTATGCTCGTTATAATTGACGTCTTTTCTGTTCCTTGTCGAAATACCGATGGCGCAATTTTAGAGCGAAGGCCAAGATCGTGAAGTAATCACCTCGGCATTCATTCGCGACTCGACGCGTTGTGGGGCGAATGATACCTGTACGGAGTCATGAAGCCAGAAGGCAATCCAGACAACACCACGCAACTCTTGTTAGCAGTATGTACAGGGCACTTCTAGTCAATTGTGCTCACAGCTTCATTGATAGAATCTGCAGCGTACTGCTCACGGGATCGTGGTAAGCAAGAATGAGAATTTACCCACGCTTTGTAAGttgcctacctacctaggtggtCGGTTTGATTTGAATCTAAGAGGCCATTGATCATAAATGGATTCACGTGACTTCGCGTCATATCTTGGCTCCTGGCGCGAAAACCCGAGCCGCGTTTTATGACCCCTACTACAACTCTATCGCTCTGTACAGTAACTGGAGAAGTGCAGTCAAGAATTTTTTCAATGGACGAGCACAGGAAGTTTCTGGCAGATAAGCTACTCAGCGAGGGTCGACCGGTAAGCTCGATAGCATGGCACCCATATCCATCAACTGATCCATATCAAACTTGCAGATCTCTTATCGGGCCCTAAGCTCATCGCTGGATGTCCACGTCAACAGAGCTAAAGGGTAATTCTGTTATCTGTCCCATTGCTCAGAAATTTTCGCCTCAAATTTCTCCTCtgagcttcttcttgtaGTCTCTTTCTCTAACAAGTATGTGCAGCATGCTCTTCGACTTCCACAAGTATCAAAATGAACTGCTCTCAGACTCGATCTACGCCACATACCTTGTTTCTGGATTTGTTGCCGCCACAAATAAGATACCAGATGTTCCTCAAATAACCAGCTCGTCTGACCTGTCAGAAAGCTTAACACGAGTGGGGAGCAACAGGAAGCTGGCGCTTGTTGGGGAAGAAAATCTGCGAGGTTTGCCACATCCTCAGGCCGCCTATCATTTCGGGAAGAACCCATTTCTGATAACTGGGAAGATGTACTAGGAATTTACACAAGCGTAACATCAATCCATGTGTATGGTTTGTCACCAAACACAATGAAGGATTTTTGGCTCTACGAAGACGCAGTAAACACAAATGATATTATGATAACTGACCGCAGGCAACTTCACGACAAGCATGGGGCTGTCTGCAATCCGCACATGCGTTTGCGAGAACGAAAATCACAGCTGAGCTCACTTCCTTCTGGTCATGTGCAATCTATAAAGCAAGAAAGTGAGCCGGCCAGCCATAACAAGCAAAACACAATAGAGCCACGGCGGCAGGGGAAACAACAACCTGTTCCAAAGATGAAGGAGGTGGCTAGCACTTCAAATCGACCGGCACCAAAGACAATTTTACAGTCATTTGCAAAGACACCCATCAGTACTCCTCCAAAATCTACGAAGCAGATGAAGCAAACTGACGAACCCACCGCCGCACTTTCCGATGATGGAGAGCCTGATGACACCGACATCCTATCTTCCAAATCCAGCTTGGCGTTGCATTCCAAGGCGAAGTCGCGCAAGGATAGAGAAGACGCCTTAAGGCGCATGatggaggagcaggaggaggaagaagaagaggaagaagaagaagaagaagaagagggaaaCAAGCGTGAAGTGATTGAGTTCGcttccaacattgaagcggaTGAAAACCCGGAGTCCGAGTCTTTAACAGATGCAGAGCCCGAATCAGGGGTCCCCTTGACAACACAGGCCGACAAGGAACCTTCAGAGACAATTTCTAATTCCGGAAATGGCCGGAGAAGAGGCAAGCGTCGagtgctgaagaagaaacgaATCTTGGATGATCAAGGATACATGGGTATGTGCGGCGCAGTCCAGCTTCAACTACCAGCACAACTTTATCAACTCACACTGTGAATAGTCACGATTCAAGAACCGGGGTGGGAGTCCTTTTCTGAGGATGATATCACTCCGCCAGCGAAAAAGCCCACACCGCCGCTaatgccatcatcgtccatgAAGGCAAAGAAAACATCGACAAAAGGCTCCCAAGGCAGTATCATGTCATTTTTTGCAAAGAAATAACTGTACATGGCATGCGAGGGAATAAAATGCTTTGATGAGGTGAATAGTGGAAATACTAAGTCTTTGTTAGTAGTAATGTACGAAACTCGATGATTCTTCGGTCTTCGACTTCCAGTTCTCGTACTGCGCTGGATTTTCCAACATTCGTTTGAGTAAAGAGCCTAATCGCTGAATACCCTCAATTAAGGCATCCTCCGCCTCCCATGCAAAGCAAATTCGAATGTCACCTTTGAACGGAGCACTGCCATCGTCCCCGTGAACCTCAAACATGCATCCATAACCTATCGCGAGattctcttcttccatcgCGACGTCGGCGACTAGCTGGGAGCACAGTGACAGTTCTGCTTTCGGAGACAGCCAGACAAAGTATCCACCATAAATTCGAGCTCCGGTAAGACTCGTTTCTCGGGCACGGTAGCCCAAAGGCGTAATGTATTGATGAATTGCGGTCATGGCGAGCTTATATCTCCTCTGCAGAGATGGACAAACCGTGCGAGCTATGTGCTTCTGTAGTTCGCCAGTTCGGAGAGTCTCACCCAGTATCGCTGCGCACAGCTGACTCGGTGCTCCGCCTGAAAGTGTGGAAGCAGTGTTACCTAGCCCAATGACGAACTTTGAGGAGGCTTCAACCCAACCTGTGCGGACTCCCGGCCCAGCGATTTTACTAAAGGATCCGTTGCTGACGGTGTAACCAAATTCGTCTGGGTCCTGCTCCGAAAATCCCAATGATCGTTCAATGTCGCATAGCCTAGGCAGTCTCAAATCACTCCTGTTACCCTGTTCATCTTCGGGGTCAACGGACCACTGTAGAAAGTCGTAGACGTCATCACAGACTACGAGAGCATTGTGATCCCGTGCCAGGTGCACCAACTCTTCACGTCGTCGAAGAGACATGGTTTTCCCAGAAGGGTTTGCGCAAGTTGGTACAATGTACACGACATGTCTATACAGCTTCCTTGTTGTGTCATGAGGTTTGACCGGCTGTAAGATTGTTAGATCGGGGGAGTACATGTTGGCCACTGGCATTTTCCGGCCAACACTCACCTTTAGCTGCGGTTTTGCTTGTTCGTCTTGTTCTAGCTCCCTGATTTTGTTTTGCAGGACCACCAAGTCGAtgccctcgtcatcttccggTACTGCACGTAATTTTCCAGCAAATCCCGAATCTTCGAAAATTCCACAGGCCAGGTAATAACAAGGAGCAATTATCCAAATGGCTTTGGTATAGTTTGGGTCAGTAAAGCTCTGCAGAATGCAAGCCAAGCTCTGGCTTGCTCCGCCCGTGACACAAATGCGACTTGGATCTGGGCTGACATTATAATGCTCGCCAAGCCATCTGGATAACTCGTTCTTCAGTGTTGGGTGACCTGTATTTGGACCATATTGGAGAATAGGAATATACTCCTGACGGCGAAGGAGAACTTGTTGGCAGGCACTTGAAAGCATAGCAGCTGGCAAAACATCTGGTGACGGCCAGCCACGCATGAGATTGATGTGGTTTCTCCCACTCAACAAATACGATTCCATACTGGTGTGGGATAGCTACCTAGGGAGTGGATTCAATCGCGGCCGGGAAAGCTTCGATTCTTAGCACTTCCTCCTCTTGCCCTATGTTAGGTACGTACGTAGGCGACTTCAGGCGCAGTTTCTGTTTCCGGTCGAAGCAATAGTCGGAAAAGAAGACTTTTGAAGCCTCAGGAAACCAAGCTCAGGCTTTTACTGGCCTGGAAAGCTGCCTCATGTGAGAGCTGGGAGGCTGATAACTGTTGAACTGTTgtgcgatgatgatgaataGAAGAACCTGGCTCCCCGTAATGGGTCTCGTACAGGGCTGCTGCATTTTGCACTGCATGTCCGAAGTGGGTTaagtctacggagtagtcgtGTGCCACCCAGGAAGGAACATGTTGCAAATCTGACGAACCAGATTCATTCCTAGCTCCTTCACGGCTCGAGCAGCCAGCATCGTGAATGACCACGAGgcgggggaaaaaaagcaaagatTTTTCACCCCCGATGGACATACGCTGGAAGacagtagtagtactccgtacgtatgtacatattcATCAAAGCAGCAGGCAAGACATTATTTCAGTATCCCGTACAGCAGTAAAAGTGGAGTGGGATCGGTTTAATCCATTCCCTTTTCTCTACCATTAACATTGGGCATTAAGCATCTACAAAATATATATCACCTGAGAGCGTGCATCAACAAACAAAACGACATCATACCCAGTCCGAGCAACCAGAGAAGAACCTCATGGTTCATATGGCGATGACCCGGGACCAAATATCAGGTGTGGCTTTCGCTTTGCAATATCAAGGATGGTATTCGCAAAAACACCATTTGCCCAGGCAAACCAACTGCGTGTGTACTGTCGGACGTGATTTACATTTACGCTTTCATGCACCAGGCCAAGTTTGGAGGACCGAAGGACTAGATTAAGGCACGCCTTgatctcatcatcatctcctgTGGTCTGTGCTTGAATTAGAAGACTCATCGGCCATGCATTCCGCAGCCCAATATGCGGCCCTTATCAAATCAGATCAGCTGGTTCTGTTAAAAAAAGATTCATTTGATTGCTTACCGCCGATGCCCTCGAAATCCTTGCCTTTCAGGTAGTAGGGATTGCCCAGTTTTTCTAGTATCATTTTTCTTGTATTTTTGTAAATTGGATCTTCAATTCCACAAAACCCCATCAGGGGCAAGGCTAGCAGAGATGGATAATTTGCATCGTCCATCATGATGGCAGAACCGTAGCCATCAACTTCGTACGCAAAAACTTGTCCGTACTTTGCGTGGGTGACCACGCCGTGCTCCCAGACAGCGGAGCGTAAAGTCTCACCCCACTTCTCCAGCTTTTCTGCCAAAGATGCTTTATTTGAAGCCTTGAGAAACTTAGAGGTCCGGCGCAGCTCAACAGACATCATCGCGTTCGCAGGGATAAAGAAGCCTAAGATCGTGGCGTCATCACTAGGTCTGAATGCGGAGCGAATGAGACCTGTGCCGCTGTTAAGGGGGTTACCGTTTCCTTGCAAACTGAGTGTCTCTGTGCCAGCGCTTGTCCGTCTCTGAAAAGTGTACTC is part of the Metarhizium brunneum chromosome 4, complete sequence genome and harbors:
- the trs85-2 gene encoding Transport protein particle subunit trs85-2; the encoded protein is MSNPSAASLYASTLSPPSSRPMSPAIQGSSVTISEPVFDAYPGRGISDSVFDKPGEPVHEIIQAFVPNVSVYASDDTEILIKEKGFRNGLWELLRPFGENIQGNVTVRDSHGMSRVFEDFAIRFTKLGENIQNLGSTVSNSQRTLVNTNQKSAPENTERDKVALAQIESVVDRHLSFAEGSIPRPPSPALDTLRQGLDRDSASPYYSLYLRRLLSGTPITPHETFAHPVACVIAISSRNGAPIEELRKLYSESNEGNRKLPLWADNDYLRYYVLVHDEENDDITRSMGFFEQMKRHLGLHCHLLRLRCSKSAETDDDSMPLPCSDWMPAAEELARIHRSEDGEDFEDPTQYIFESDATAIRTFVREMVTQSVIPTMERRISVWNDQVASRRRGITGRFMNLSRKWTGFGSTSRSSSSGSHSRDNFDHLGYYRADSAEAIIRKLADFAFMLRDWKLAHSTYELLRSDFGEAKAWKYHAAANEMAALSLLMTTQISASKTRADSVDQMLESAFYSYNTRCSAPFGAIRCLLLGLELLRAKGGAYVDDASRWGLRLLEARILGPVGDALLKERLCICYLSKLGVGSWGWGSRYRKAAIWSILAAQSWNQQGKYLPAQRCLSECHNIYGFLPHSKGIAQFRTAEEYMHSLRLEVLEKLNLSDAARSDPGREGTPVIDVESQTFTNLPSKRASTISRTGMLETAPLRGEITAD
- the rad18 gene encoding Postreplication repair E3 ubiquitin-protein ligase rad18; this translates as MSMDDVPDSTDWLGTGLAGLAAVEAAMRCQVCKDFYKTPMITTCSHTFCSICIRRALSNESKCPLCRAPEQELKLRSNWSMEESVEAFSKVRPSALAVARSSLNTSASCKRKIEGDEPTANAVSSEPKRIRTSARLNNRRRENVNQTSQARKQGDETIPASDDDESSNNEDDDYSEHNTGHADSLVPCPSCQKQMKVWKVFQHLETCPGPISESAEIKTFPSGRVLQAQQPRLQTTLERLPALNYSMLKEQALRKMLAELGISNQGPRLILERRHKEWITIWNANCDSVIPRKKSQLLQDLDIWEKTQGHRANAAAKTTLTGVAIKDKNFDSIAWAAKHDSSFKDLIANARRSRLEAKAPTKDMHDRAEQNANTCFSIDDTHDRTEICQLSDRLTTELRQSPIDQGVSIATTFKSSLVKEEEAQMQASTQTSSTPVAMESANVDALESGLATSNSSETETGGR